The following are encoded in a window of Sutcliffiella horikoshii genomic DNA:
- a CDS encoding spore germination protein, whose protein sequence is MEKVPISPKLTNNEKFFKDEVGLDVSFDLGVRKFTVLGKELNLYYVNGLCDTLFIIELMEELLHVNDFEKKTYKVKEIVHNRLVNQQVNNIEYMDEVVDQVLSGLVVILLEGEHSGFVIDTRSYPGRTPEEPDTEKVVRGARDGYVENIIVNTALTRRRIRDERLRYEIFQVGERSKTDICLAYIKDVADPDLVDIVRKETKNIDIDGLTMADKTVEEFIVKQGYNPYPLVRYTERPDIAATHLLEGHVIVMVDTSPSVIITPTTFFHHVQHVEEYRQSPAVGTFVRWVRFCGIFASLFLLPLWFLMILEPSLLPEQISFIGPNEESNIPVVFQIFLADIGVEFLRLAAIHTPTALSTAMGLIAAVLIGQIAIDVGLFVPEVILYVSVATIGSFTTPSYELSVANKIMRLLLLVLVALFHVPGLIVGGTLLILFLAGTRSLNTPYLWPFIPFSPKALLMILVRRSTPGAKIRPSIVHPRNRFRQPQ, encoded by the coding sequence ATGGAAAAAGTACCGATATCACCGAAGCTGACGAATAATGAAAAATTCTTTAAAGACGAAGTAGGACTTGATGTCAGCTTTGACCTTGGCGTAAGGAAGTTCACCGTACTTGGCAAGGAGTTAAATCTTTACTACGTTAACGGACTTTGTGACACGCTGTTTATAATCGAACTTATGGAAGAATTGCTTCATGTTAATGACTTTGAAAAGAAGACATATAAGGTAAAAGAGATTGTTCATAATCGGTTGGTAAACCAGCAAGTGAATAACATTGAGTATATGGATGAAGTGGTCGACCAAGTGCTCAGTGGCCTTGTTGTTATTTTGCTAGAAGGGGAACACAGCGGTTTTGTCATTGATACTCGTTCATACCCGGGACGTACTCCTGAAGAACCTGATACGGAGAAAGTGGTAAGGGGAGCAAGGGACGGATATGTAGAGAATATTATTGTTAATACGGCACTCACTCGTAGAAGAATTAGGGATGAGAGATTGCGTTATGAAATTTTCCAAGTCGGTGAACGGTCAAAAACAGACATTTGTCTGGCGTACATAAAAGATGTAGCAGACCCAGACCTGGTTGATATTGTTCGAAAAGAAACGAAAAATATCGATATTGATGGGCTGACGATGGCGGATAAAACAGTAGAAGAGTTTATTGTGAAACAAGGCTATAACCCATACCCGCTCGTACGTTACACAGAAAGGCCTGACATTGCAGCAACTCATCTGCTGGAAGGGCACGTCATTGTGATGGTAGATACTTCGCCAAGTGTCATTATTACTCCTACTACTTTCTTCCATCATGTGCAGCATGTAGAGGAATATCGACAGTCCCCGGCAGTTGGTACTTTTGTTCGCTGGGTCCGCTTTTGCGGCATTTTTGCTTCCTTGTTCCTTCTGCCACTTTGGTTTTTAATGATCTTGGAACCAAGTCTACTTCCAGAGCAAATTAGTTTTATTGGACCAAATGAAGAATCCAATATTCCTGTGGTCTTTCAAATATTTCTTGCTGATATTGGAGTGGAGTTTCTAAGACTGGCAGCGATTCATACACCTACCGCCCTTTCCACTGCGATGGGGTTAATCGCGGCAGTATTGATTGGACAAATTGCCATTGATGTAGGGCTCTTCGTACCAGAAGTTATTCTATACGTTTCGGTAGCGACAATTGGTTCGTTTACAACCCCAAGTTATGAGCTGAGTGTGGCCAATAAAATAATGCGGTTGTTGCTTTTAGTATTAGTTGCATTATTCCACGTCCCAGGATTGATTGTCGGGGGGACATTGTTAATATTATTCCTTGCTGGAACTCGTTCTTTGAATACTCCTTACTTATGGCCGTTTATCCCATTCAGTCCAAAAGCTTTGCTCATGATTCTAGTAAGGAGAAGTACACCAGGTGCTAAAATCCG
- a CDS encoding stage V sporulation protein AE, giving the protein MDVITKRVILITDGDVYAKKTIQLVAKHYGGRCISASFGNPTLLSGEELVQLILQAKSEPVFVMFDDSGFLGEGSGERALRYVATHEQIEVLGVIAVASKTHQSEWTRVHVTVDRDLQVSSHGVDKSGIQEMDIGRINGDTVYCLDELHFPLIVGIGDIGKMARRDDVKRGAPITSKAVEIILERNGYDVSQWNGKSTDITEADE; this is encoded by the coding sequence ATGGATGTGATTACAAAACGGGTCATCTTAATAACGGATGGAGATGTGTATGCCAAGAAAACAATACAGCTTGTTGCTAAACACTATGGTGGCAGATGTATTTCTGCTTCCTTTGGCAATCCTACCCTGCTTAGTGGGGAGGAGTTAGTGCAGCTAATATTGCAGGCGAAAAGTGAACCCGTTTTTGTAATGTTTGATGACAGCGGTTTTCTTGGGGAGGGTTCAGGTGAGCGAGCACTTCGTTATGTGGCTACTCATGAACAGATTGAAGTATTAGGCGTAATCGCCGTTGCTTCTAAGACACATCAATCGGAATGGACAAGAGTGCACGTGACGGTTGATCGTGATCTTCAAGTCTCCTCTCATGGAGTTGATAAAAGTGGAATACAGGAAATGGATATTGGAAGAATAAATGGAGATACCGTGTATTGTTTAGATGAATTGCATTTTCCGCTTATTGTCGGAATTGGCGATATAGGCAAGATGGCAAGGAGAGATGATGTAAAACGAGGAGCTCCCATTACCAGCAAAGCGGTCGAAATCATTTTAGAGAGGAATGGGTATGATGTCTCACAATGGAATGGAAAAAGTACCGATATCACCGAAGCTGACGAATAA
- the spoVAE gene encoding stage V sporulation protein AE: MEYLIAFVVGGLICVIGQLLLDFAKLTPAHVMSSFVVAGAILDGFGIYDKLIDFAGAGATVPITSFGHSLLHGAMHQSEKHGFIGIGMGIFELTSAGISAAILFAFIAALIFKPKG, translated from the coding sequence ATGGAATATCTAATAGCTTTTGTGGTTGGTGGGTTGATCTGTGTTATTGGGCAACTATTACTGGATTTTGCCAAGCTTACACCTGCACATGTGATGAGTTCGTTCGTTGTAGCTGGGGCGATCCTGGACGGTTTTGGGATATACGATAAGCTGATTGATTTTGCAGGTGCAGGTGCAACCGTCCCGATAACAAGTTTTGGTCATTCATTACTACACGGTGCGATGCACCAATCAGAGAAACATGGCTTTATCGGGATTGGGATGGGAATATTCGAGTTAACTTCTGCGGGAATTTCAGCTGCCATTCTATTTGCTTTTATCGCCGCACTTATCTTTAAACCGAAAGGGTAG
- the spoVAD gene encoding stage V sporulation protein AD, translating into MRLTGKQSWVFEQPIYISSTGTAVGPKEAEGPLGSLFDKTYDELHCGEDNWELAERRLMEQSVQTCLEKVNLEYKDIDFFLAGDLLNQNVTANYVARHHQIPFLCMFGACSTSMETLAVGAALVDGGFANRVLASTSSHNATAERQFRYPTEYGGQKPDSATFTVTGSGTALVSKQPSPIRISSATIGRVIDLGITDPFDMGSAMAPAAADTIQAHFQDLNVNPDTYDLIVTGDLSGVGSPILKELLKEEGYDITVKHSDCGLMIFRPDQEVFAGGSGCGCCAVVTYAHLINELMTGMIKKVLVVATGALLSPTMIQQKESIPTIAHGVVLERVGP; encoded by the coding sequence GTGCGACTAACAGGAAAACAAAGTTGGGTTTTTGAACAACCAATTTATATTAGTTCCACAGGAACCGCCGTTGGACCTAAAGAAGCGGAAGGGCCACTCGGATCTTTATTTGATAAAACGTACGATGAGCTTCACTGCGGGGAAGATAATTGGGAACTTGCCGAAAGACGGTTGATGGAACAATCTGTTCAAACTTGTCTGGAGAAGGTGAACCTGGAATACAAGGACATTGACTTTTTTCTTGCAGGAGACTTGCTTAACCAGAATGTAACGGCTAATTATGTGGCTCGGCATCATCAAATTCCATTCCTTTGCATGTTTGGAGCTTGTTCCACCTCGATGGAAACATTAGCAGTGGGAGCAGCTCTAGTTGACGGTGGTTTTGCCAATAGGGTACTTGCCTCCACCAGCAGTCACAATGCCACTGCAGAAAGGCAGTTTCGTTATCCAACTGAATATGGAGGGCAAAAACCTGATTCCGCAACTTTCACTGTGACGGGATCTGGAACTGCACTTGTCAGCAAACAACCAAGCCCAATCCGTATTTCCTCAGCGACCATAGGAAGAGTGATAGATCTTGGCATCACAGACCCATTTGACATGGGTTCTGCCATGGCTCCTGCAGCAGCTGATACGATTCAAGCACATTTTCAAGATTTAAATGTAAATCCCGACACGTATGACCTGATTGTCACAGGTGACCTTTCAGGTGTCGGAAGTCCTATTTTAAAAGAGCTTTTAAAAGAAGAAGGCTATGATATCACCGTTAAACATAGTGATTGTGGTTTGATGATTTTCAGGCCAGATCAGGAGGTTTTTGCAGGCGGAAGCGGTTGTGGATGTTGTGCGGTCGTAACCTATGCCCATCTCATTAATGAACTAATGACCGGAATGATCAAGAAAGTCCTTGTCGTTGCCACAGGAGCACTGCTAAGCCCTACCATGATTCAGCAAAAGGAATCGATTCCAACGATCGCCCATGGCGTTGTGTTAGAGAGGGTGGGACCTTAA
- the spoVAC gene encoding stage V sporulation protein AC: protein MSEKLKDNYKNNIKKFQPKPSYVINCVKAFLVGGLICLIGQGIQNFYMTVFNFNEENVGNPTVATLILISALLTGVGIYDKLGQFAGAGSAVPVTGFANSMTSAAMEHRSEGIVLGVATNMFKLAGSVIVFGVVAAYVVGMIRYLLNMSFTG from the coding sequence ATGAGTGAAAAGCTTAAAGATAATTATAAAAATAACATAAAAAAATTCCAGCCTAAACCATCTTACGTTATCAATTGCGTGAAGGCTTTTCTTGTAGGAGGGCTGATCTGTTTGATAGGGCAGGGTATCCAAAACTTTTACATGACGGTGTTTAATTTCAATGAAGAAAATGTCGGAAACCCTACGGTAGCTACTCTGATTTTAATTTCAGCCTTGCTTACAGGCGTTGGGATTTACGATAAACTTGGTCAATTTGCTGGTGCCGGTTCTGCTGTACCTGTGACCGGTTTCGCAAATTCCATGACAAGTGCGGCTATGGAACACAGAAGCGAAGGAATTGTCCTTGGAGTAGCGACAAATATGTTTAAGCTTGCAGGCAGTGTCATCGTATTTGGAGTAGTGGCGGCCTATGTAGTAGGCATGATCAGGTATTTATTAAATATGAGTTTTACTGGTTAG
- a CDS encoding stage V sporulation protein AB yields the protein MTINIVFVVFLGLAGGLAVGSGFVAFLAVLGIIPRLTQLTKTTKFVYGYEWGVIGGALFGSWISLNSVAFHLPSILAIPIGLFCGVFVGLLAAALTEVLNVLPILAKRIGVDGQMAILLMAIVFGKIIGSLYHWLVFVNL from the coding sequence ATGACGATTAATATTGTATTTGTCGTATTTCTCGGGTTGGCCGGGGGGCTTGCTGTTGGTTCAGGCTTTGTTGCGTTTCTTGCTGTGCTTGGAATCATCCCGAGGTTAACACAATTGACTAAGACAACAAAATTTGTCTATGGCTATGAATGGGGTGTGATAGGGGGGGCGTTGTTCGGAAGTTGGATTAGTTTAAACAGTGTCGCTTTTCATCTACCTTCTATTCTGGCCATACCGATTGGTTTGTTTTGTGGGGTATTTGTCGGTTTGCTTGCTGCAGCCTTGACGGAAGTGCTGAATGTATTGCCGATATTGGCAAAAAGAATTGGGGTTGACGGTCAAATGGCCATTCTTCTAATGGCCATCGTGTTCGGGAAAATAATAGGATCATTATATCACTGGTTGGTGTTTGTCAATCTATAA
- a CDS encoding stage V sporulation protein AA — MDKSLYVRLRHRIQARPNQMIKIEDVAQLVAGTETLDKVRNISIHQINMSDKSIVVLDVIRIIKEIRKVDSELDIQTFGPAQTIVEVVYKKKRFRPMFFIGVWLLLFLGAALAIMNFHEDVSMRIVHQKIFKTITGLEDDKPLLLQIPYSIGLGLGMILFFNHVFRKRINEEPSPLEVEMFNYQQDLDQYVIMHENKESSKNIDDD, encoded by the coding sequence ATGGATAAATCACTATATGTTCGCCTTCGTCATCGGATTCAAGCTCGTCCAAATCAAATGATAAAAATTGAAGATGTCGCACAGTTGGTTGCAGGTACGGAAACATTGGATAAGGTTCGGAACATTTCTATACATCAAATTAACATGAGTGATAAATCCATCGTCGTGTTGGATGTTATACGGATAATTAAAGAGATAAGGAAAGTAGACAGCGAATTGGATATTCAAACCTTTGGACCTGCACAGACAATTGTGGAAGTGGTGTATAAGAAAAAGCGATTTCGTCCAATGTTTTTTATTGGGGTTTGGCTACTTCTTTTTCTGGGCGCTGCACTTGCTATCATGAATTTTCATGAGGATGTCAGCATGCGGATCGTCCATCAAAAGATTTTTAAAACCATCACTGGCCTTGAGGATGACAAGCCGCTTCTTCTCCAGATTCCCTATTCTATTGGTTTGGGCTTAGGGATGATTTTATTTTTCAATCATGTATTCCGTAAACGAATTAATGAAGAGCCTAGCCCCCTTGAAGTGGAAATGTTCAACTATCAGCAAGACCTTGATCAATATGTAATCATGCATGAAAACAAGGAGAGCTCGAAGAACATTGATGACGATTAA
- the sigF gene encoding RNA polymerase sporulation sigma factor SigF, giving the protein MDVEVKNQTQTYLKDHEVKELIKRSQSGEQEARDTIVQKNMRLVWSVVQRFMNRGYEPDDLFQIGCIGLLKSVDKFDLSYDVKFSTYAVPMIIGEIQRFIRDDGSVKVSRSLKEVANKIRKAKDELSKRYGRVPTINEIAEFLEITAEEVVLAQEAARAPSSIHETVYENDGDPITLLDQIADHSEHRWFDKIALKEAIEELDEREKLIVYLRYYKDQTQTEVAQRLGISQVQVSRLEKKILQQMKDRMDE; this is encoded by the coding sequence ATGGATGTTGAGGTCAAGAACCAAACACAAACATACCTAAAAGATCATGAAGTAAAAGAACTGATAAAAAGAAGTCAATCTGGCGAACAAGAAGCACGCGATACAATTGTGCAAAAGAATATGAGGCTTGTCTGGTCGGTGGTTCAGCGCTTTATGAACAGAGGTTATGAACCTGACGACCTGTTTCAGATAGGCTGCATCGGTCTATTAAAATCAGTGGATAAGTTTGATCTTTCCTATGACGTAAAATTTTCCACCTACGCCGTTCCAATGATCATCGGGGAAATCCAGCGATTCATTAGGGATGACGGAAGTGTAAAGGTTAGCCGCTCGTTAAAGGAAGTAGCGAACAAGATCAGAAAAGCAAAAGATGAGTTATCCAAAAGGTATGGCAGAGTGCCGACCATTAATGAAATAGCAGAATTCTTGGAGATCACGGCGGAAGAAGTGGTCTTAGCTCAAGAGGCTGCACGTGCACCGTCCTCGATTCATGAAACTGTCTATGAAAATGATGGAGATCCTATTACGCTTTTGGATCAAATTGCTGATCATTCCGAGCATCGCTGGTTCGATAAGATTGCTTTGAAAGAAGCCATTGAAGAGCTTGATGAACGGGAGAAATTAATAGTGTATTTGCGCTACTATAAGGATCAGACACAAACGGAAGTCGCACAGCGCCTTGGTATCTCCCAGGTGCAGGTGAGTCGATTGGAAAAGAAAATATTGCAACAAATGAAAGACCGTATGGATGAATGA
- the spoIIAB gene encoding anti-sigma F factor yields MKNHMNLQFSALSQNESFARVTVAAFIMQLDPTMDELTEIKTVVSEAVTNAIIHGYDNDPNATVYISVELEDGAVHITIRDEGMGIDDVEEARQPLYTTKPELERSGMGFTIMENFMDYVEIHSSRETGTSIRMTKYLAKSKALCN; encoded by the coding sequence ATGAAAAATCACATGAACCTTCAATTTTCTGCCCTTAGCCAAAATGAATCGTTCGCAAGGGTAACTGTAGCGGCTTTCATCATGCAATTGGACCCGACCATGGATGAATTGACTGAGATCAAAACAGTCGTTTCAGAAGCAGTGACAAATGCGATCATTCATGGTTATGACAACGACCCTAACGCCACTGTTTACATCTCTGTCGAACTAGAAGACGGAGCTGTCCATATCACCATCAGGGATGAAGGTATGGGTATTGATGATGTAGAGGAAGCTAGACAGCCGTTATATACTACTAAGCCTGAGCTCGAGCGTTCTGGTATGGGGTTTACCATCATGGAAAACTTTATGGATTATGTAGAAATTCATTCATCTAGAGAAACAGGCACCTCAATCCGTATGACCAAGTATTTAGCTAAGAGCAAAGCGCTTTGTAATTAA
- the spoIIAA gene encoding anti-sigma F factor antagonist, with protein sequence MSLTVDLEVKQNVLCVRLAGELDHHTAENLRNQATAIIEKHQITHIILNLEQLSFMDSSGLGVILGRYKQIKNNGGEMVVCSISPAVKRLFEMSGLFKIIRLEESEENALQKLGVA encoded by the coding sequence GTGAGTCTTACCGTTGATTTGGAAGTCAAACAAAATGTTCTTTGCGTACGTTTAGCAGGAGAATTGGATCACCATACAGCTGAAAATTTGCGTAACCAAGCTACAGCTATAATTGAAAAACATCAGATCACTCATATTATTTTAAATTTGGAACAGTTGTCTTTCATGGACAGCTCAGGGCTCGGTGTCATTTTGGGCCGTTATAAACAGATTAAAAATAATGGGGGAGAAATGGTGGTTTGTTCTATTTCACCTGCTGTAAAGCGTCTGTTTGAAATGTCCGGGCTATTCAAAATTATCCGTTTAGAAGAAAGTGAAGAAAACGCCCTGCAAAAATTGGGGGTGGCATAA
- a CDS encoding D-alanyl-D-alanine carboxypeptidase family protein: MKKFITAIIAIAFTFSAFSPVVGAEEKSVQLTENARSAILIERDTGQVLYEKNGHEKLPPASMTKIMTMLLIMEAIDKGELTWDEKIRTSEYAASMGGSQIFLEPGEEMTTDEMLRGIAIASGNDASVAMAERIAGSEAAFVDRMNAKAKELGLENTLFQNPTGLPAKNHYSTANDMAVMAKELLKYEGITKYTGQYEDYLRQDSEKKFWLVNTNKLVRFYPGVDGLKTGFTQEAKYCLTATAKKDNMRVIAVVFGAPTPKDRNAQITNMLDFAFSQYKTHPMYERNVAVGRVEISKGSEKEVDAVTSEPISVLTKKGENTDDVEKEITVNENVKAPVKKGDKVGKIVLKKGGEILSESDLVAAKDSNEASWWQLFKRSMGHFSKLG; this comes from the coding sequence ATGAAAAAGTTTATTACTGCAATAATTGCAATTGCTTTTACTTTTTCCGCATTTAGTCCTGTTGTAGGGGCGGAAGAAAAGAGTGTTCAACTAACGGAAAATGCGAGATCTGCTATATTGATTGAACGCGACACCGGTCAAGTGTTGTATGAAAAGAATGGACACGAAAAATTGCCCCCGGCAAGTATGACAAAAATCATGACGATGCTCCTTATTATGGAAGCTATTGATAAAGGTGAACTTACTTGGGATGAGAAAATCAGGACAAGTGAATATGCAGCCTCTATGGGAGGTTCGCAAATTTTCCTCGAGCCTGGCGAAGAAATGACTACAGATGAAATGCTTCGCGGTATTGCGATAGCTTCAGGAAACGATGCTTCTGTAGCAATGGCAGAACGTATTGCAGGATCAGAAGCTGCTTTTGTAGATAGAATGAATGCCAAAGCGAAAGAACTTGGGCTAGAAAACACACTATTCCAAAACCCAACAGGTTTACCGGCTAAGAATCATTACAGCACGGCAAACGACATGGCTGTGATGGCGAAAGAACTATTAAAGTATGAAGGCATTACTAAATATACTGGACAATATGAAGACTATCTCCGACAAGATTCAGAAAAGAAATTCTGGTTGGTCAATACAAATAAACTTGTTAGATTCTATCCTGGTGTAGATGGTTTGAAAACAGGATTTACTCAAGAAGCAAAATATTGTTTAACTGCTACTGCCAAAAAAGACAATATGCGTGTGATTGCAGTTGTTTTTGGCGCGCCAACACCGAAAGACCGAAATGCGCAGATCACGAATATGCTGGATTTTGCTTTCAGTCAATACAAAACACACCCAATGTATGAGCGAAACGTAGCGGTTGGAAGAGTAGAAATCAGTAAAGGTTCTGAAAAAGAAGTAGATGCTGTTACAAGCGAGCCAATCTCAGTGCTGACCAAAAAAGGTGAAAACACAGATGACGTGGAGAAAGAGATTACAGTAAATGAGAATGTGAAAGCACCTGTGAAAAAAGGGGATAAAGTAGGAAAGATTGTCTTGAAAAAAGGCGGAGAAATTCTTTCTGAAAGTGATCTTGTAGCTGCAAAAGACAGTAACGAAGCAAGTTGGTGGCAGCTCTTCAAACGTTCAATGGGTCACTTTTCCAAGTTAGGTTAA
- a CDS encoding pyrimidine-nucleoside phosphorylase — MRMVDLIQKKRDGKELTTEEIQFIVSGFTDGSIPDYQMSAFSMAIFFQGMSDQERADLTMAMVHSGDTIDLSAIEGIKVDKHSTGGVGDTTTLVLAPLVAAVGVPVAKMSGRGLGHTGGTIDKLESVPGFHVEIDNQEFIDYVNKNKVAVIGQSGNLTPADKKLYALRDVTATVNSIPLIASSIMSKKIAAGADAIVLDVKTGAGAFMKDLDEAKKLAKAMVDIGNNVGRRTMAVISDMSQPLGFAIGNALEIKEAIDTLRGEGPEDLEELCLELGSYMVLLAEKASTLEEARGMLEEVIRSGAAIETLKTFLEAQGGDASVVDNPEKLPQAKHVVELEAKEAGVVSEIVADSVGTAAMLLGAGRATKDSEIDLAVGIVLRKKIGDKVEAGESLATIHSNQEDLTKVKEALYESIKVVNGDVKVPPLVYDTISE; from the coding sequence ATGAGAATGGTAGACCTTATACAAAAGAAACGTGACGGAAAAGAACTAACAACAGAAGAAATCCAATTCATCGTAAGCGGATTCACAGACGGATCCATTCCTGACTATCAAATGAGTGCTTTCTCCATGGCCATCTTCTTTCAAGGAATGAGTGACCAAGAACGCGCAGACCTTACAATGGCAATGGTACATTCCGGTGACACCATTGACCTATCTGCTATCGAAGGTATCAAAGTTGATAAGCACAGTACGGGCGGAGTTGGCGACACGACTACATTGGTGCTTGCACCACTAGTAGCGGCTGTTGGCGTTCCTGTTGCTAAGATGAGTGGACGTGGCCTTGGTCACACTGGTGGAACAATTGACAAACTTGAGTCCGTACCAGGCTTCCACGTGGAAATCGACAATCAAGAATTTATCGACTACGTAAACAAAAATAAAGTAGCTGTTATCGGACAAAGTGGTAACCTGACACCTGCCGACAAAAAGCTTTATGCATTACGTGATGTAACAGCTACTGTTAACAGCATTCCGTTGATTGCAAGCTCTATCATGAGCAAAAAAATTGCTGCTGGAGCAGACGCAATTGTACTGGACGTAAAAACTGGTGCCGGTGCATTCATGAAAGACTTGGATGAAGCGAAAAAGCTTGCAAAAGCAATGGTTGATATCGGGAACAATGTGGGACGCAGAACAATGGCCGTTATTTCTGATATGAGTCAACCACTTGGATTTGCGATTGGTAATGCATTGGAGATTAAAGAAGCTATCGACACTTTGCGTGGCGAAGGTCCTGAAGATTTAGAAGAACTTTGCTTGGAGTTAGGTAGCTACATGGTTCTTTTAGCAGAAAAAGCTTCTACATTGGAAGAAGCTCGTGGAATGCTGGAAGAAGTTATCCGTTCTGGAGCAGCAATTGAAACATTAAAAACGTTCTTAGAAGCACAAGGTGGAGACGCTTCAGTAGTGGATAATCCGGAGAAATTGCCTCAAGCAAAGCATGTTGTGGAGCTTGAAGCAAAAGAAGCTGGTGTCGTATCTGAGATTGTGGCTGATTCTGTTGGAACTGCAGCTATGTTGCTTGGTGCTGGCCGTGCAACAAAAGACTCTGAGATAGATCTCGCAGTAGGAATTGTTCTGCGTAAAAAGATTGGTGACAAAGTGGAAGCAGGCGAATCCCTTGCAACGATCCACAGTAACCAGGAAGATCTGACAAAAGTAAAAGAAGCATTATATGAGAGCATCAAAGTGGTAAATGGCGACGTTAAAGTTCCACCACTTGTATATGATACGATTTCTGAATAA
- a CDS encoding purine-nucleoside phosphorylase, with amino-acid sequence MNLDAIKKSAEYINAKLSNKPEIGLILGSGLGVLAEEIQNPVVIPYTEIPEFPVSTVEGHAGQLVIGELEGKTVIAMQGRFHFYEGYAMEKVTFPVRVMKYIGVEKLIVTNAAGGVNESFEAGDLMILTDHINNMGTNPLIGPNNNELGARFPDMSEPYCKQLRKLAKDVAAEIGLKVQEGVYVGNTGPSYETPAEVRMLRTLGGDAVGMSTVPEVIVARHSGMKVLGISCISNMAAGILDQPLTHDEVMETTEMVKANFLQFVKTIVKGM; translated from the coding sequence ATGAATTTAGATGCTATTAAAAAATCAGCTGAATATATCAATGCGAAATTATCTAACAAACCTGAAATCGGCCTAATCCTTGGGTCTGGACTTGGTGTGTTAGCAGAAGAAATACAAAACCCTGTTGTGATTCCATACACAGAGATTCCTGAATTTCCAGTATCAACAGTCGAGGGTCATGCAGGCCAACTGGTAATCGGAGAATTGGAAGGGAAAACTGTTATTGCCATGCAAGGACGCTTCCACTTCTATGAAGGCTATGCAATGGAAAAAGTGACATTCCCAGTTCGTGTGATGAAGTATATTGGTGTGGAGAAATTAATCGTAACTAATGCTGCTGGAGGCGTGAACGAAAGCTTTGAAGCAGGAGATTTAATGATTTTAACTGATCACATCAATAACATGGGAACAAACCCGCTTATTGGACCGAATAACAATGAGCTTGGTGCACGCTTCCCTGATATGTCAGAGCCTTATTGCAAGCAGCTTCGTAAATTGGCTAAAGATGTAGCAGCAGAGATTGGTCTTAAGGTACAAGAAGGAGTTTACGTTGGGAACACAGGTCCTTCGTATGAAACACCTGCAGAAGTAAGAATGCTTCGTACTCTTGGTGGAGACGCAGTTGGAATGTCCACTGTGCCGGAAGTAATCGTTGCGCGTCATAGCGGCATGAAAGTGCTTGGAATCTCTTGCATCTCCAACATGGCCGCGGGAATCCTTGACCAGCCATTAACGCACGACGAAGTTATGGAAACAACAGAAATGGTAAAAGCAAACTTCCTTCAATTCGTTAAAACAATTGTTAAAGGTATGTAA